In the genome of Methylophaga nitratireducenticrescens, one region contains:
- a CDS encoding nitroreductase family protein, protein MIQKPAETEQKLASIIAERWSGKAYDATQAVSDDIIMALCEAALWAPSCYGEAPWRYVICNKIKDEISWQKTLDCLAPGNQQWAVNAPLLIVTASLPHFTHNGSENRWNGYDTGAASLNLCLQSTAFGLMSHQMGGFDADKLREALAIPTTVNLWSVIAVGYPAALDTLSAEALERELKARQRRPLNEHFFENRWTG, encoded by the coding sequence TTGATACAAAAACCCGCTGAAACAGAACAGAAACTTGCTTCCATTATTGCTGAGCGATGGAGTGGCAAGGCTTATGATGCTACGCAGGCGGTTAGTGATGACATCATCATGGCACTTTGTGAAGCTGCATTATGGGCCCCCTCCTGCTACGGCGAAGCACCATGGCGTTACGTTATCTGTAACAAAATCAAAGACGAAATAAGCTGGCAAAAAACATTGGATTGTCTTGCTCCGGGCAATCAGCAATGGGCGGTAAATGCACCGTTATTGATCGTGACGGCATCCCTGCCCCACTTCACTCACAACGGCAGCGAAAACCGTTGGAATGGATATGATACTGGCGCGGCCAGTCTTAATTTATGTTTGCAATCAACCGCATTCGGTCTGATGTCTCATCAGATGGGTGGATTTGATGCTGATAAATTACGAGAGGCTTTAGCCATACCAACCACTGTAAACCTGTGGTCGGTAATTGCTGTTGGTTATCCTGCTGCGCTGGATACGTTGAGCGCTGAAGCCTTAGAACGGGAACTAAAAGCCAGGCAGCGGCGTCCTTTAAACGAACATTTTTTTGAAAATCGCTGGACCGGTTAA
- a CDS encoding ParA family protein produces the protein MQIIAFFNLKGGVGKTTSAVNIAWQAANEGIPTLLWDLDPQGAASWLLQRKSKSKAEAKKLLSGKTPIGELVKNTDYPLLDIIPADFSFRQMDLDLAKAGDNKNQLAKLLAPFGESYSLIVLDCPPSFSELTEQMFTAADVIYVPIIPSHLSMRTFEQTRDFFKENNLKPKRLHAFFTMADRRRSLHRVMLAHPPKVLKHGLQTAIPYAAVVEKMGEVRAPLAAFAANSTVNKAYQALWQEIKLTLDSSS, from the coding sequence ATGCAAATAATCGCATTTTTTAATCTGAAAGGTGGTGTGGGTAAGACCACATCTGCAGTAAATATTGCCTGGCAAGCCGCAAATGAGGGCATTCCTACGCTATTATGGGATTTGGATCCGCAAGGTGCTGCCAGCTGGTTGTTGCAACGCAAAAGTAAATCTAAAGCGGAAGCCAAAAAACTGTTGTCAGGCAAAACCCCGATTGGGGAATTGGTCAAGAACACGGATTATCCGTTGTTGGATATTATTCCGGCCGATTTTTCATTCCGGCAAATGGATTTGGACCTGGCAAAAGCTGGGGATAATAAAAATCAACTGGCAAAACTGTTAGCCCCGTTTGGTGAAAGCTATTCGTTAATTGTTCTGGATTGTCCACCCAGCTTTTCGGAATTAACTGAACAAATGTTTACTGCGGCTGACGTAATTTATGTGCCGATTATTCCCAGCCATTTATCGATGCGAACATTTGAACAAACGCGTGACTTCTTCAAAGAAAACAATCTTAAACCTAAACGTCTGCACGCTTTTTTTACCATGGCAGATCGCCGTCGCAGTCTGCATCGAGTAATGCTGGCTCATCCGCCTAAAGTTTTAAAACACGGATTGCAAACAGCTATCCCTTATGCCGCCGTAGTGGAAAAAATGGGTGAAGTCAGAGCACCTTTGGCGGCTTTTGCGGCAAATTCAACAGTCAATAAAGCCTACCAGGCATTGTGGCAGGAAATTAAACTCACGCTTGATAGCTCAAGCTGA
- a CDS encoding DUF481 domain-containing protein — MFLKKIVFVCLLVPVLSHAAPVTLILTNGDRLQGDLLERNQESLTIKHQLLGEMIINTNTVSEIKTDYEALAQQTPTDDTPIIESVDLAEAEPEDKGLLGTGWLTNWERRFDLGLAGSRGKSDNSQVNVAFNADLATEETRINSRTAYYYAKSEEETSDNSFFTSINRDWLKPETPWFMFAGGRLDVDKFKDYDYRLNANAGYGYEFANTDDWLFVGRSGAGFNKTFGGEREEFTPEGLLGLETRWRINAAQRLALANTFYPSFDSFDAYRNVTTFDWILDLDERAGVALKVGMTNEYDSETEDEVSKHDFKYTLSLSWSL; from the coding sequence TTGTTTTTGAAAAAAATCGTCTTCGTTTGTTTGTTGGTACCAGTTTTATCCCACGCTGCACCCGTTACGTTGATTCTGACCAACGGTGATCGTTTGCAAGGTGATTTATTAGAACGTAATCAGGAATCCCTTACTATTAAACATCAGCTGCTCGGTGAAATGATCATTAACACCAATACCGTCTCCGAAATCAAAACAGATTATGAGGCTCTGGCCCAGCAAACACCAACAGATGACACTCCCATTATTGAATCGGTTGACCTTGCTGAGGCTGAACCGGAAGATAAAGGCCTGCTGGGGACCGGCTGGTTAACAAACTGGGAAAGACGTTTTGATCTTGGACTGGCTGGAAGCCGTGGAAAATCAGATAACAGTCAGGTTAACGTGGCTTTTAACGCTGATCTAGCCACAGAAGAAACCCGGATTAACAGTCGAACTGCATATTATTATGCGAAATCCGAAGAAGAGACGTCTGACAACAGCTTTTTTACCTCAATTAACCGCGATTGGTTGAAACCTGAAACACCCTGGTTCATGTTTGCTGGTGGACGATTGGATGTTGATAAATTCAAGGATTATGACTATCGGCTCAATGCCAATGCTGGTTATGGTTATGAATTTGCCAATACTGATGATTGGTTATTCGTTGGACGTTCCGGTGCAGGTTTTAACAAAACGTTTGGTGGCGAACGTGAAGAATTTACCCCTGAAGGATTGTTAGGTCTCGAAACACGCTGGCGCATTAATGCTGCGCAACGTTTAGCGTTAGCCAATACGTTTTATCCTAGTTTCGATTCTTTCGATGCCTACCGGAATGTAACCACATTCGACTGGATTCTTGATTTGGATGAACGTGCTGGCGTAGCGTTAAAAGTCGGCATGACCAATGAGTATGATTCAGAGACGGAAGATGAGGTTAGTAAACACGATTTCAAATATACTTTGTCGCTGTCTTGGAGTCTTTAG
- a CDS encoding c-type cytochrome, whose translation MCLRLAGLIFLCSTSVWFSPVQAQASYTVTEGNKLDSQTYRGYLLYRNWCARCHGTFAQGLAGPNLAKSLNKLSKDKFMQVLIEGKKGRIGIMPSFEDTPQVINGREQLYNYLRARADNAIGPVQPTQGTK comes from the coding sequence ATGTGTTTACGTTTAGCAGGATTGATATTTCTATGTTCCACCAGTGTCTGGTTTAGCCCCGTTCAGGCCCAAGCTTCTTATACCGTTACTGAAGGTAATAAATTGGACTCACAAACTTATCGAGGCTATTTGCTTTATCGAAATTGGTGTGCGCGTTGCCATGGTACTTTTGCACAGGGACTCGCAGGGCCCAATTTAGCTAAAAGCCTGAATAAACTATCCAAAGATAAATTCATGCAGGTGCTGATTGAGGGGAAAAAAGGTCGTATCGGTATCATGCCGAGTTTTGAGGATACTCCTCAGGTTATCAATGGACGAGAACAACTCTACAATTATCTTCGTGCCAGGGCTGACAATGCCATTGGTCCGGTGCAACCGACACAGGGAACAAAATGA
- the rlmKL gene encoding bifunctional 23S rRNA (guanine(2069)-N(7))-methyltransferase RlmK/23S rRNA (guanine(2445)-N(2))-methyltransferase RlmL, which produces MTKHKFTVTAARGMLPLLETELKQIGIKQYKTEAGSIRFTGSLKEAYQVCLWSRVAVRVLMPIAHFTAETTDQLYNGIKEYAWEEHIDAEDTTLAIDFNSFRSKIHHTQFGAQKVKDAIVDRLRDLSGKRPSVDLHQPDLRVNVYLKHNQAIVSIDLSGESLHKRGYRVSQTNAPIKEHLAAAILLSAEWSKLAREGWALLDPMCGSGTFLIEAALMAADIAPGLQRDYFGFLYWKQHDKAAWQQLKADAERRRLSGLARLPMIMGGDEDKSAVTAAQANIEAAGLSDRIQVIHRDLQNWATVAQTLPDVGLVVSNPPYGQRIGDAASLHNVYEALGDLVNHHLPAWRTTIITDNAQLGKLTGLTLFDSKPFDNGPIACEVLSYRAPKPLRRDAKPVQQEMSASPSPWDKTPKTKAKPAVSSSVVENVSPQAEMFANRLKKNVRHLAKWARKNQLDCYRLYDADLPDYAVAIDVYGDYVHVQEYAPPADIDPLKASERLDEVMQIIPAVLGVKDDKVALKLRQKQRGSNQYESQAALRQRFEVRENDLRFWINLTDYLDTGLFLDHRITRQMLAENSRDKAFLNLFAYTGSATVYAAAGGAKSTTTVDMSNTYLGWARDNMQLNNFVGEQHQFIRADVLAWLNEPATQDLRFDLIFVDPPTFSNSNKMEGVFDIQRDYSDMLQKVAGMLNPGGEIFFSTNRRDFKLNASALKALDIKDISKATLPIDFERNSKIHYCWRMQKSA; this is translated from the coding sequence ATGACTAAACACAAGTTCACCGTCACCGCAGCACGTGGCATGTTGCCGTTGCTGGAAACCGAACTCAAACAAATCGGTATTAAACAATACAAAACAGAGGCGGGCAGCATACGTTTCACCGGTAGCCTTAAAGAAGCCTATCAAGTCTGTTTATGGTCACGCGTCGCAGTCAGAGTGCTGATGCCAATCGCTCATTTCACCGCCGAAACCACCGATCAGCTTTATAACGGGATTAAAGAGTACGCCTGGGAAGAGCATATCGATGCTGAAGACACCACTCTGGCAATTGATTTCAATAGTTTCCGTTCGAAAATCCATCATACCCAGTTTGGTGCGCAGAAAGTTAAAGATGCCATCGTTGATCGATTACGTGATTTATCGGGTAAAAGACCATCTGTAGATTTGCATCAACCGGATCTGCGGGTAAATGTTTATCTTAAACATAATCAGGCGATTGTCAGTATTGATTTATCCGGCGAAAGTTTACATAAACGCGGCTATCGTGTCAGTCAGACTAATGCTCCGATAAAGGAACATCTGGCGGCAGCCATATTATTGTCTGCTGAGTGGTCAAAGCTTGCCCGTGAAGGTTGGGCATTGCTGGATCCGATGTGTGGTAGTGGTACCTTTTTGATCGAAGCAGCATTGATGGCAGCCGATATTGCACCCGGTTTACAGCGAGATTATTTTGGTTTTCTCTACTGGAAGCAGCATGACAAGGCTGCCTGGCAGCAATTAAAAGCGGATGCTGAAAGAAGACGCCTCAGTGGACTGGCGCGATTGCCGATGATAATGGGCGGGGATGAGGATAAATCTGCCGTTACGGCGGCCCAAGCCAATATTGAAGCCGCCGGACTGAGTGATCGTATTCAGGTTATCCATCGTGATCTGCAGAACTGGGCGACGGTCGCTCAAACCTTACCTGACGTTGGGTTAGTGGTTTCAAACCCACCCTACGGGCAACGTATTGGTGATGCCGCTTCGTTACATAATGTTTACGAAGCGCTTGGTGATTTAGTGAATCACCATTTACCGGCATGGCGAACGACCATTATTACCGACAACGCCCAGTTGGGTAAATTGACCGGCCTCACTCTATTTGACAGCAAGCCCTTTGACAATGGCCCGATTGCCTGTGAAGTCTTGTCATATCGTGCCCCCAAACCATTACGCCGTGATGCCAAACCGGTGCAACAGGAGATGTCAGCTTCACCTTCACCGTGGGATAAAACGCCGAAAACCAAAGCAAAACCTGCTGTTAGTTCATCGGTGGTGGAAAATGTTTCTCCACAAGCGGAGATGTTCGCTAATCGATTAAAAAAGAATGTTCGGCATTTAGCCAAATGGGCACGCAAAAACCAGCTGGATTGTTACCGGCTTTATGATGCTGATTTACCCGATTATGCTGTGGCTATTGATGTCTACGGAGATTACGTTCATGTGCAGGAATATGCACCGCCAGCGGATATCGATCCGTTAAAAGCCAGTGAACGTCTGGATGAAGTCATGCAAATCATTCCGGCTGTGTTGGGTGTAAAGGACGATAAAGTTGCGCTAAAGCTACGTCAGAAACAACGTGGTTCTAATCAGTATGAGTCACAGGCGGCTTTACGTCAGCGTTTTGAAGTACGGGAAAATGATCTTCGCTTCTGGATTAATCTAACGGATTACCTTGATACCGGATTATTTCTGGATCACCGAATCACCCGGCAGATGCTGGCTGAAAACAGCAGAGACAAAGCCTTTCTGAATCTGTTTGCCTATACCGGCAGTGCGACGGTTTATGCTGCTGCAGGCGGCGCTAAATCGACTACCACCGTAGATATGTCAAATACTTACCTTGGCTGGGCCAGAGATAATATGCAATTGAATAACTTTGTTGGTGAGCAGCATCAATTTATTCGTGCGGATGTATTGGCCTGGTTAAATGAGCCTGCAACGCAGGATTTACGTTTTGATTTGATATTTGTTGATCCGCCGACCTTTTCCAACTCCAACAAAATGGAAGGGGTGTTTGATATTCAGCGGGACTATAGCGATATGCTGCAAAAGGTGGCAGGCATGTTGAATCCTGGCGGTGAAATATTCTTTTCAACCAATCGCCGTGATTTCAAACTGAATGCATCGGCATTGAAAGCTCTGGATATAAAAGATATTAGCAAAGCTACGCTACCAATTGATTTTGAACGTAATTCAAAAATTCATTATTGCTGGCGAATGCAAAAATCAGCTTGA
- a CDS encoding pentapeptide repeat-containing protein, translating into MKSMVIITALSLFSSAAYAYDKIYLKRLLEENQCHHCNLSEAPLEDHDLEGADMSEANLKGIILTNANVKGAWFTHSRMQGAQLEGADLSNSLMDYAQLMDANLKNAKLDGAHLIFSDMSGADLTGASMKGVHDRGIKFCNTTMPDGSVNNDGC; encoded by the coding sequence ATGAAATCAATGGTGATTATCACAGCCCTGAGTTTATTCAGTAGTGCCGCTTACGCATACGATAAAATTTATTTGAAAAGACTGCTCGAAGAAAATCAATGTCACCATTGCAATTTAAGTGAAGCGCCACTGGAAGATCATGATCTGGAAGGTGCTGATATGAGTGAAGCCAATCTCAAAGGCATTATTCTTACCAATGCCAATGTTAAAGGTGCATGGTTTACGCATTCAAGGATGCAGGGAGCGCAGCTTGAAGGAGCCGATCTAAGTAATTCCTTAATGGATTACGCCCAGCTGATGGATGCCAATCTGAAAAATGCCAAACTGGACGGTGCACATTTGATTTTTTCGGATATGAGTGGCGCAGACTTAACCGGGGCATCAATGAAAGGCGTTCATGATCGAGGCATTAAATTCTGCAACACCACGATGCCAGATGGTAGCGTAAATAATGATGGTTGTTAG
- the hrpA gene encoding ATP-dependent RNA helicase HrpA, producing MNNQQQQLKTQIKNTMLADQHKLRRRLVQLQNKSANENEWLNLQQQIERSNERFQFRLNNLPKPSLEADLPVIERKEDIAKAIQQHQVIILCGETGSGKTTQLPQICLELGRGVGGLIGHTQPRRIAARTVATRIAEELKSQIGEAVGYKVRFHDQVKADKSYIKLMTDGILLAETQNDPYLNQYDTLIIDEAHERSLNIDFLLGYLKQLLPKRPDLKLIITSATIDTQRFSEHFDNAPVIEVSGRTYPVEIRYRPLLSRDDDSEDLDFVDGIVQAVDELCRVGPGDVLIFLSGERDIRDVSEALRKHHPPNTEILPLFARQSASEQNRVFKTSGPRRIILATNVAETSLTVPGIRYVVDPGLARISRYSVRNKVQRLPIEKISQSSANQRSGRCGRVAAGVCIRLYDEEDFAARPAFTDPEILRTNLASVILQMTALKLGDPAKFPFINPPPPKMINDGYRLLEELNAVNGKRQITETGRQLAKLPIDPRIARMILAANDQNSLNEVLVIASALSIQDPRERPMDKQQAADEAHSKYKDDRSDFLAFLKLWDLYHDRQKHLSQNKFRKYCKENFLSFLRLREWHDIYQQLHVQTTQMGFKPNQQPAEYQPIHQALLSGLLSNVAMKADQHSYAGTRNLKLKIFPGSALHKKGPKWIMAAELVETGQLYARIVAKIEPEWIEPIAGDLVKRQYSDPHWEKKPAQVVAFESVSLYGLPIVNRRKIHYGPLDRPTSNEIFIREALVNGDFNCQAKFFQHNRQLIDEIELLEQKSRRRDVLADEDTLFAFYHERIPDDIINGHGFEKWRKQAEKKDPQCLFMSREILMQHNADQVTVDSYPDQLLVNRVPLPLEYHFEPGKQHDGITQTIPLSLLNQSDPERYEWLVPGLLRDKVIFLLKSLPKSLRRHFIPVPDYADRCLKALTPYEGALLPALTEQLRKMTGVEIKADDWRQEDLPLYLKMNFKLVDEQGELLAENRDLNQLKQDWSKEAAASFRQLPDSEYEKSGMTGWEFDAFPEHIVMQQNGLEMTAYPALVDRGDHVDLTLMDTLQQAKSFSAIGLRRLFMLAEKDNVKYLQKNLPDIQKMCLHYANVPAAPFEENKTQQITPCEQLKQDLIAVAFDRCFLKDQDWPRDKQQFELRLQQRSSELINIANQLARLIAEPLSEYHAIAKRLSGNIPLAAMHAVKDIREQLNYLLYQGFVHHTPDEALQRLPAYFRAIGARLDKLKTDPAKDRQRQMEVQPHWQRYLINIKRADNEAMQQYRWMIEEFRISVFAQEIGTACPVSTKRLDKQWAEC from the coding sequence GTGAACAATCAACAGCAACAACTTAAAACTCAAATAAAAAACACCATGCTCGCCGACCAGCACAAACTGCGTCGGCGATTAGTGCAGTTACAGAATAAATCCGCCAATGAAAATGAATGGCTGAATCTGCAACAGCAAATTGAACGTTCAAATGAGCGCTTTCAGTTTCGTTTGAACAACCTGCCGAAGCCTTCCTTGGAGGCTGATCTTCCCGTAATTGAAAGAAAGGAAGATATCGCTAAAGCGATTCAGCAACATCAGGTCATTATTCTTTGTGGTGAAACCGGTTCTGGTAAAACCACGCAGTTACCCCAAATCTGTCTTGAGCTGGGTCGGGGTGTCGGTGGCCTGATTGGCCATACTCAGCCGCGACGTATTGCAGCCCGGACTGTAGCAACACGTATCGCTGAAGAACTAAAGTCCCAAATCGGTGAAGCAGTTGGCTATAAAGTCCGGTTTCATGATCAGGTAAAAGCCGATAAAAGCTATATCAAACTGATGACAGACGGTATTTTGCTGGCTGAAACACAAAATGATCCCTACCTGAATCAATATGACACGCTGATTATTGATGAAGCGCATGAACGCAGTCTGAATATTGATTTTCTATTGGGTTATCTCAAACAATTGCTGCCGAAACGCCCCGACCTGAAACTGATCATCACCTCGGCAACCATTGATACTCAACGATTCTCTGAGCATTTTGACAATGCACCGGTTATCGAAGTCAGTGGCCGAACCTACCCTGTTGAAATCCGCTATCGTCCCTTATTAAGTCGCGATGATGACAGTGAAGATCTGGATTTTGTTGATGGTATCGTCCAGGCGGTGGACGAATTATGTCGAGTCGGGCCAGGCGATGTACTGATATTTTTATCAGGTGAACGTGATATCCGTGATGTTTCTGAAGCGCTACGCAAACATCACCCACCCAATACAGAAATTCTGCCCCTATTTGCCAGACAGTCGGCCAGTGAACAAAATCGGGTGTTTAAAACCAGTGGCCCGCGCCGTATTATTCTGGCGACCAATGTGGCGGAAACGTCGTTGACAGTACCGGGTATTCGTTATGTCGTCGATCCAGGTCTGGCGCGAATCAGCCGCTACAGCGTACGCAATAAAGTGCAACGTTTACCGATTGAGAAAATATCGCAATCCAGTGCTAATCAGCGATCCGGTCGTTGTGGTCGTGTTGCTGCCGGGGTTTGTATTCGTTTATACGACGAAGAGGATTTTGCTGCCAGACCGGCATTTACCGATCCGGAAATTCTGCGTACCAATCTGGCCTCCGTTATTTTGCAGATGACCGCATTAAAACTGGGCGACCCGGCTAAATTTCCGTTTATCAATCCCCCGCCACCGAAGATGATCAACGATGGTTACCGGTTGTTGGAGGAACTCAATGCTGTAAATGGCAAACGGCAAATAACCGAAACAGGCCGACAGCTTGCCAAATTACCGATTGATCCGCGTATCGCCAGAATGATTCTGGCGGCAAATGATCAAAACAGTCTGAATGAAGTACTGGTAATAGCCAGTGCTCTGAGTATTCAGGATCCACGAGAACGTCCGATGGATAAACAACAGGCGGCAGATGAGGCACATAGCAAATACAAAGACGACCGATCAGATTTTTTAGCGTTTCTTAAGCTATGGGATTTGTATCATGACCGTCAGAAACACTTAAGTCAGAATAAATTTCGCAAATACTGCAAAGAAAACTTTCTGTCTTTTCTGCGTCTGCGTGAATGGCATGATATTTATCAGCAACTGCACGTGCAAACCACGCAGATGGGCTTCAAGCCTAATCAGCAACCGGCTGAGTATCAACCTATTCATCAAGCCTTGCTCAGCGGTCTGTTAAGCAATGTGGCCATGAAAGCTGACCAGCATAGTTATGCCGGCACACGTAATCTGAAACTGAAAATTTTTCCAGGCTCAGCATTACATAAAAAAGGTCCGAAATGGATCATGGCTGCCGAGCTGGTGGAAACCGGACAACTTTATGCCCGGATTGTCGCCAAAATTGAACCCGAGTGGATTGAGCCGATTGCAGGAGATCTGGTTAAACGCCAATACAGTGATCCGCATTGGGAGAAAAAACCGGCTCAAGTCGTCGCTTTTGAAAGTGTCAGTCTGTATGGATTACCCATAGTAAATCGTCGGAAAATTCATTACGGACCATTGGATCGCCCTACTTCCAACGAAATATTTATCCGTGAAGCTTTGGTCAATGGTGACTTCAACTGTCAGGCAAAATTTTTCCAACATAATCGCCAGCTGATTGATGAAATTGAACTGTTGGAGCAAAAATCACGGCGACGTGATGTGTTGGCAGATGAAGATACTCTGTTTGCCTTTTATCATGAGCGTATTCCTGACGATATTATCAATGGTCATGGCTTTGAAAAATGGCGTAAACAGGCAGAGAAAAAAGACCCACAGTGTTTGTTTATGAGCCGTGAGATTCTGATGCAGCACAATGCTGATCAGGTAACGGTTGATAGCTATCCGGATCAGTTGCTGGTGAACCGTGTTCCGTTGCCGCTTGAATATCATTTTGAGCCTGGCAAACAACATGATGGTATTACCCAGACGATTCCGCTGTCACTGCTCAATCAAAGTGATCCCGAACGTTATGAGTGGTTAGTGCCTGGCTTGTTACGTGACAAGGTCATTTTTTTGCTTAAAAGCCTGCCTAAATCCTTGCGCCGTCATTTTATTCCTGTACCGGATTATGCCGATCGCTGCCTGAAAGCATTAACGCCTTATGAAGGTGCATTGTTGCCTGCTTTAACTGAGCAATTACGTAAAATGACTGGTGTTGAGATTAAAGCAGATGATTGGCGGCAGGAAGATCTGCCACTGTATCTGAAAATGAATTTCAAGCTGGTTGATGAACAAGGTGAACTGCTGGCAGAAAATCGTGATTTAAATCAGTTAAAGCAAGACTGGTCAAAAGAGGCTGCTGCCAGTTTCCGTCAGTTACCTGATTCTGAGTATGAAAAATCCGGGATGACTGGCTGGGAATTTGATGCGTTTCCTGAACACATTGTGATGCAGCAAAACGGCCTGGAAATGACGGCTTACCCTGCCCTGGTAGATCGTGGTGATCATGTAGATCTGACGCTGATGGATACCTTGCAGCAAGCTAAATCATTCTCAGCAATAGGGTTGAGAAGACTATTTATGCTGGCAGAAAAAGATAACGTTAAATATCTGCAGAAAAACCTGCCGGATATACAGAAGATGTGCCTGCATTATGCCAATGTGCCTGCTGCGCCATTTGAAGAGAACAAAACCCAGCAGATTACTCCATGCGAGCAGTTGAAACAGGATTTGATAGCCGTTGCATTTGATCGGTGCTTTCTGAAAGATCAGGACTGGCCACGCGATAAACAACAGTTTGAACTGCGGCTGCAACAACGCAGTAGTGAACTCATTAACATTGCCAACCAACTTGCCAGACTGATCGCTGAGCCATTAAGCGAATATCATGCGATTGCCAAACGGCTGTCTGGAAATATTCCTCTGGCGGCGATGCATGCGGTTAAAGACATCCGTGAGCAATTAAATTATTTGCTGTATCAGGGATTTGTGCATCACACTCCGGATGAAGCTTTACAGCGTTTACCCGCTTATTTTCGAGCCATCGGTGCGCGTCTGGATAAACTGAAAACCGATCCAGCCAAAGATCGTCAACGACAAATGGAGGTCCAGCCCCACTGGCAGCGTTATCTGATCAATATTAAACGCGCTGATAATGAAGCAATGCAGCAATATCGCTGGATGATTGAAGAGTTTCGTATCTCGGTTTTTGCCCAGGAAATTGGTACTGCCTGTCCCGTATCAACCAAACGTCTCGATAAGCAATGGGCAGAATGTTAA
- the yhbY gene encoding ribosome assembly RNA-binding protein YhbY, whose product MAVNDKQRRYLKGLAHPLKPVVMIGNAGLTENVLAEIENALAYHELIKVRVSGQEKADRKQMLDEIVEKTGADLVMVIGHIGGLYRPADKPVIQLPG is encoded by the coding sequence ATGGCAGTCAATGATAAACAACGTCGATATCTGAAAGGATTGGCCCACCCGCTAAAGCCCGTAGTAATGATTGGTAACGCGGGTCTTACTGAAAACGTACTGGCTGAAATTGAAAATGCTTTGGCCTATCACGAGCTGATTAAAGTCCGAGTCAGCGGCCAGGAAAAAGCTGATCGCAAGCAAATGCTGGATGAGATCGTGGAAAAAACCGGTGCAGATTTAGTCATGGTCATCGGTCATATTGGTGGTTTATATCGCCCGGCTGATAAACCCGTCATTCAGTTGCCGGGTTAA